A stretch of the Streptomyces sp. NBC_00654 genome encodes the following:
- the lgt gene encoding prolipoprotein diacylglyceryl transferase, which produces MNLAFIPSPSTGVIDLGPIPLRGYAFCIIIGVFVAVWFGNKRWVARGGRSGTVADIAVWAVPFGLVGGRLYHVITDYQLYFSDGENWVDAFKIWEGGLGIWGAIALGAVGAWIGCRRRGIPLPAWADALAPGIALAQAIGRWGNWFNQELYGKPTDLPWALEISEGPNRVAGTYHPTFLYESLWCVGVALLVIWADRRFKLGHGRVFALYVAAYCAGRAWIEYMRVDEAHHVLGLRLNVWTAIIVFVLAVVYIVISAKVRPGREEIVEPGATDTDTEGDAGAKDGDAEDTAAKDTAAKDTDAKDAEPDATDMATEAEVKADAGTGDAGTGDAEKDGAPEAAKKL; this is translated from the coding sequence ATGAACCTTGCCTTCATTCCCAGCCCGTCGACCGGCGTGATCGATCTCGGCCCGATCCCGCTTCGCGGCTACGCGTTCTGCATCATCATCGGTGTCTTTGTCGCCGTCTGGTTCGGCAACAAGCGCTGGGTCGCCCGGGGCGGCAGATCCGGCACCGTCGCCGACATCGCCGTCTGGGCCGTGCCCTTCGGCCTCGTCGGCGGCCGGCTGTACCACGTCATCACCGACTATCAGCTGTACTTCAGCGACGGTGAGAACTGGGTCGACGCCTTCAAGATCTGGGAAGGCGGCCTCGGAATCTGGGGCGCGATCGCGCTCGGCGCGGTCGGCGCCTGGATCGGCTGCCGCAGGCGCGGGATTCCGCTCCCCGCCTGGGCCGACGCCCTGGCCCCCGGTATCGCCCTCGCCCAGGCCATCGGCCGCTGGGGCAACTGGTTCAACCAGGAGCTGTACGGCAAGCCGACCGACCTCCCGTGGGCGCTGGAGATCAGCGAGGGCCCGAACCGGGTCGCGGGCACCTACCACCCGACCTTCCTGTACGAGTCGCTGTGGTGCGTCGGCGTCGCGCTGCTGGTGATCTGGGCCGACCGCCGCTTCAAGCTCGGCCACGGACGGGTCTTCGCGCTGTACGTCGCGGCGTACTGCGCGGGCCGTGCCTGGATCGAGTACATGCGGGTCGACGAGGCCCACCACGTGCTGGGGCTGCGCCTCAACGTATGGACCGCGATCATCGTGTTCGTCCTCGCCGTCGTGTACATCGTGATCTCGGCGAAGGTACGTCCCGGACGCGAGGAGATCGTCGAGCCGGGCGCGACGGACACCGACACGGAAGGTGACGCCGGCGCCAAGGACGGCGACGCCGAGGACACGGCCGCGAAGGACACGGCCGCGAAGGACACCGACGCGAAGGACGCCGAGCCCGACGCCACCGACATGGCCACCGAGGCCGAGGTCAAGGCCGACGCCGGGACCGGTGACGCCGGGACCGGTGACGCGGAGAAGGACGGCGCCCCCGAGGCGGCCAAGAAGCTCTGA
- a CDS encoding VIT1/CCC1 transporter family protein codes for MAIIETEAVLHEAHRDNHTHRDVNGGWLRPAVFGAMDGLVSNLALMTGVAGGAVSQQTLVITGLAGLAAGAFSMAAGEYTSVASQRELVEAELDVERRELRKHPMDEMAELAALYETRGVEPALAREVARQLSRDPEQALEIHAREELGIDPGDLPSPLVAAVSSFGAFALGALLPVLPYLLGASALWPAVLLALIGLFACGAVVARVTARSWWFSGLRQLALGGAAAALTYGLGTLFGVAVGG; via the coding sequence GTGGCCATCATCGAGACCGAAGCCGTACTGCACGAGGCGCACCGCGACAATCACACCCACCGCGATGTGAACGGCGGCTGGCTGCGCCCCGCCGTCTTCGGCGCCATGGACGGCCTGGTCTCCAACCTCGCGCTGATGACCGGAGTCGCGGGCGGCGCGGTGTCCCAGCAGACCCTGGTGATCACCGGTCTGGCGGGCCTGGCCGCCGGCGCGTTCTCCATGGCGGCCGGCGAGTACACCTCCGTCGCCTCGCAGCGCGAACTGGTCGAGGCCGAACTCGACGTCGAGCGGCGGGAGTTGCGCAAGCACCCGATGGACGAGATGGCGGAGCTCGCCGCCCTGTACGAGACCCGTGGCGTCGAGCCCGCGCTCGCCCGCGAAGTCGCCCGGCAGCTCTCGCGCGACCCGGAACAGGCCCTGGAGATCCACGCCCGCGAGGAGCTCGGCATCGACCCGGGCGACCTGCCCTCGCCGCTCGTGGCCGCCGTGTCCTCGTTCGGCGCCTTCGCGCTGGGCGCCCTGCTGCCCGTCCTGCCGTATCTGCTCGGCGCGAGCGCGCTGTGGCCCGCGGTGCTGCTCGCGCTGATCGGCCTCTTCGCCTGCGGTGCGGTGGTGGCCAGGGTGACCGCCCGCAGCTGGTGGTTCAGCGGGCTGCGCCAGCTGGCCCTGGGCGGGGCGGCGGCGGCGCTGACGTACGGCCTCGGCACGCTGTTCGGCGTGGCCGTCGGCGGCTGA
- a CDS encoding CaiB/BaiF CoA-transferase family protein produces the protein MNHPAEGPLTGLKVLDIATLFAGPLAATMLGDFGAEVIKVEHPRRPDPSRGHGPAKDGVGLWWKLLGRNKRNLTLDLSAPGGRDVLLRLAADSDVIIENFRPGTLERWGIGWEELRAVNPRLVLARVTGFGQFGPYAHRPGFGTLAEAMSGFAAITGEPDGPPTLPPFGLADSIAALATAYAVMAALAGRDRTGEGQVVDLAIIEPILTVLGPQPLWYDQLGYVQQRTGNRSRNNAPRNTYRTGDGHWVAVSTSAQSVAERVMRLVGRPELIDEPWFGAGTTRAEHTEELDEAVGNWIARHTREEALTAFEKAEAAIAPIQDVREVMEDPQYRALDTLTEIDDPELGPLRMQNVLFRLSGTPGAIRWAGRPHGADTEEILAGLGLSAPDIMDLRAQGAL, from the coding sequence GTGAATCACCCCGCAGAAGGACCCCTGACCGGTCTGAAGGTCCTCGACATCGCCACCCTGTTCGCCGGACCGCTCGCGGCCACGATGCTCGGTGACTTCGGGGCCGAGGTCATCAAGGTCGAGCATCCGCGCCGCCCCGACCCCTCGCGCGGGCACGGCCCCGCCAAGGACGGCGTCGGACTGTGGTGGAAGCTGCTCGGCCGCAACAAGCGCAATCTGACCCTGGACCTGTCCGCCCCCGGCGGCCGGGACGTCCTGCTGCGGCTGGCGGCGGACAGCGATGTGATCATCGAGAACTTCCGGCCGGGAACCCTGGAGCGCTGGGGCATCGGCTGGGAGGAGCTGCGGGCCGTCAACCCCCGTCTGGTCCTGGCCCGCGTCACCGGCTTCGGCCAGTTCGGCCCGTACGCGCACCGCCCCGGCTTCGGCACCCTGGCCGAGGCGATGAGCGGCTTCGCGGCGATCACCGGGGAGCCGGACGGGCCGCCCACCCTGCCGCCGTTCGGGCTCGCCGACTCGATCGCGGCGCTCGCCACCGCGTACGCGGTGATGGCCGCGCTCGCCGGGCGCGACCGCACCGGCGAGGGCCAGGTCGTCGACCTGGCGATCATCGAACCGATCCTGACGGTGCTGGGCCCGCAGCCCCTCTGGTACGACCAGCTCGGCTACGTCCAGCAGCGCACCGGGAACCGCTCCCGCAACAACGCCCCGCGCAACACCTACCGCACCGGGGACGGCCACTGGGTCGCCGTGTCCACCTCCGCGCAGTCGGTCGCCGAACGGGTCATGCGGCTGGTCGGCCGCCCGGAACTGATCGACGAGCCGTGGTTCGGCGCGGGCACCACCCGTGCCGAGCACACCGAGGAGCTGGACGAGGCCGTCGGCAACTGGATCGCCCGGCACACCCGGGAGGAGGCCCTGACCGCGTTCGAGAAGGCGGAGGCGGCCATCGCACCGATCCAGGACGTACGGGAGGTGATGGAGGATCCGCAGTACCGGGCCCTGGACACCCTCACCGAGATCGACGACCCGGAGCTGGGGCCCCTGCGGATGCAGAACGTCCTCTTCCGGCTGTCCGGGACACCGGGAGCGATCCGCTGGGCGGGCCGCCCGCACGGCGCGGACACCGAGGAGATCCTCGCCGGGCTCGGCCTGTCGGCCCCCGACATCATGGATCTGCGCGCACAGGGAGCCCTGTGA
- a CDS encoding ADP-ribosylglycohydrolase family protein yields MEPIAGNDRARGALLGLAVGDALGAPAENLRPSEIRRRWGRIEGFVSDDPAGTDDTEYAIFSGLLLARHGSALTVAHVERAWHHWIADLDEGPFRGAGFSERGTLENLRRGLAAPISAQHRHAWSDGLAMRAAPFGVFAAGRPAEAARLVAIDGRVSHDGEGIYGGQAVAAGVAAAMVGAGLASVIAAALSVVPMDSWTARSLRRAVTAAQRPYPDRLTMERAVRSAVVIGGYPWTDLAPEAVGLAFGALTAARGDFRTAVLTAVNMGRDADTTAAVAGALAGALNGAGAIEPDWAAAIGPVRGSCLPSMRGYHVLDIAELLTPEEPEPPARREETARAGRERRPGSARRPESAGADPGNTGADPGHTGADSGHTGAGEGADERGGARGPGAAGERVRDLAPVSASSGPGRPGREERR; encoded by the coding sequence ATGGAACCGATCGCAGGCAATGACCGGGCCCGGGGTGCGCTGCTGGGGCTCGCCGTCGGGGACGCGCTGGGGGCGCCCGCGGAGAATCTCCGGCCGTCCGAGATCCGCCGCCGCTGGGGGCGGATCGAGGGGTTCGTGAGCGACGACCCGGCCGGGACGGACGACACGGAGTACGCGATCTTCTCCGGGCTGCTGCTGGCCCGGCACGGCTCGGCGCTCACGGTCGCGCATGTCGAGCGGGCCTGGCACCACTGGATCGCCGACCTCGACGAAGGGCCGTTCCGCGGGGCCGGGTTCAGCGAGCGCGGCACGCTGGAGAACCTCCGCCGGGGGCTGGCGGCCCCGATCTCGGCGCAGCACCGGCACGCCTGGAGCGACGGGCTCGCCATGCGGGCGGCGCCGTTCGGGGTGTTCGCGGCGGGCCGGCCGGCCGAGGCGGCGCGGCTGGTCGCGATCGACGGCCGGGTGAGCCATGACGGCGAGGGCATCTACGGCGGGCAGGCCGTGGCGGCCGGGGTGGCCGCGGCGATGGTGGGGGCGGGGCTCGCCTCCGTGATCGCCGCCGCGCTGTCCGTCGTCCCGATGGACTCGTGGACGGCCCGCTCGCTGCGGCGCGCGGTGACGGCCGCTCAGCGCCCCTACCCGGACCGGCTCACCATGGAACGCGCGGTGCGTTCGGCCGTGGTGATCGGCGGCTACCCGTGGACGGACCTGGCGCCGGAGGCGGTGGGCCTGGCCTTCGGCGCGCTCACGGCGGCGCGCGGCGACTTCCGTACGGCGGTGCTGACGGCCGTCAACATGGGCCGCGACGCCGATACGACGGCGGCGGTGGCGGGGGCGCTGGCCGGGGCGCTGAACGGGGCGGGCGCGATCGAGCCGGACTGGGCGGCGGCGATCGGGCCGGTCCGGGGCAGCTGTCTGCCGTCGATGCGGGGCTACCACGTCCTGGACATCGCGGAACTGCTGACCCCGGAGGAGCCGGAACCCCCGGCGCGGCGGGAGGAGACGGCGCGGGCCGGGCGGGAGCGGCGGCCGGGGAGTGCGCGGCGGCCGGAGAGCGCGGGCGCGGACCCAGGGAACACCGGCGCGGACCCGGGGCACACCGGCGCGGATTCGGGGCACACCGGCGCGGGAGAGGGCGCGGACGAGCGGGGCGGGGCGCGCGGGCCCGGTGCGGCCGGGGAGAGGGTGCGGGACCTGGCACCGGTGTCGGCGTCCTCCGGGCCGGGACGGCCGGGACGGGAGGAGCGGCGATGA
- a CDS encoding CoA ester lyase codes for MTSLFVPLTWLYVPGDRPDVVRKALGSGADVVIVDLEDAVAPDRKEYARAATAELLADPVTAAPGTVPVHVRVHGEDDVRALAGLPGLSGLRLPKITHSVSVHHVAAVAPGVPLYPLLESALAIEHAYSIATAHAEVRGIGLGEADLRADLGVREDAGLDWPRSRTVVAARAAGLPPPAQSVFPDVRDLDGLWTSCGRARALGMLGRAAIHPRQLAVIERAFLPTAREIEAAEEIVAASAVDAGALALPDGRFVDAAVVASARRTLALGQRNAGRVGSTDPSGV; via the coding sequence GTGACCTCCCTGTTCGTCCCCCTGACCTGGCTCTACGTACCCGGGGACCGGCCGGACGTGGTGCGCAAGGCACTCGGCTCGGGAGCGGACGTGGTGATCGTCGACCTGGAGGACGCGGTCGCACCGGACCGCAAGGAGTACGCGCGGGCGGCCACCGCCGAACTCCTCGCCGACCCGGTCACCGCCGCCCCGGGCACGGTACCGGTCCATGTCCGGGTGCACGGCGAGGACGACGTACGGGCCCTGGCCGGGCTGCCGGGTCTCTCCGGTCTGCGGCTGCCGAAGATCACGCATTCGGTCTCCGTGCACCATGTGGCGGCGGTGGCCCCCGGTGTGCCGCTGTATCCGCTGCTCGAATCGGCGCTCGCGATCGAGCACGCCTACTCGATCGCGACGGCCCACGCGGAGGTGCGGGGCATCGGACTGGGCGAGGCCGACCTCCGGGCCGATCTGGGTGTACGGGAGGACGCCGGGCTGGACTGGCCGCGCAGCCGTACCGTGGTCGCCGCGCGGGCCGCCGGTCTGCCGCCGCCCGCGCAGTCGGTCTTCCCGGACGTCCGGGACCTGGACGGGCTGTGGACGTCCTGCGGCCGGGCGCGGGCGCTGGGGATGCTCGGCCGGGCGGCGATCCACCCCCGGCAGCTGGCGGTGATCGAGCGGGCCTTCCTGCCGACGGCGCGGGAGATCGAGGCGGCCGAGGAGATCGTGGCCGCCTCGGCGGTGGACGCGGGTGCGCTGGCGCTGCCGGACGGGAGGTTCGTGGACGCGGCGGTGGTGGCATCGGCGCGCCGGACACTGGCCCTGGGACAGCGGAACGCCGGACGGGTCGGCAGTACCGATCCGTCCGGCGTCTGA
- a CDS encoding ADP-ribosylglycohydrolase family protein codes for MTTARRTGHRAGSPPAGREPLSVLVPVPGRRARIEGLLLGLAAGDAAGWPAARHRAARMPEWTRRLTRELDTFAEQNATTTLPVPIALNQPPEPLRLGPSDDAEWAAFAARTVLAAAADHADGLSPGRRTRDAVDRAWNALAAKVAAASARAPEVEAAVLPLRARISVRAGLGNLAAGLRPPATGHDNPHYFDDAACVRAAVLAVVHPGDPAAAAGLAEFDARYTQDGDGVHGARAVAAAVAEALAGADVDTVVNAALAQLPEGTEIARNAEHAVRLARAFADEPHGAFALVPVLEHQIVDHVYSYGIAAAETVPVALALTTAARGEIAQAVPAAACLSRVADSAPALAGALTGALGGIAAVPAGWREACRTLAGCALPRLAGTDLIELAGLLADTEPTPTGGQFRHDAHNDRPSDLTPHARAR; via the coding sequence ATGACCACCGCACGCCGGACCGGCCACCGCGCCGGCTCCCCGCCGGCCGGCCGGGAGCCCCTGTCCGTACTTGTACCCGTCCCCGGCCGCCGGGCCCGGATCGAGGGCCTGTTGCTCGGGCTGGCCGCCGGGGACGCCGCCGGATGGCCCGCCGCCCGGCACCGGGCGGCCCGGATGCCGGAGTGGACGCGGCGGCTCACCCGGGAGCTGGACACCTTCGCCGAGCAGAACGCCACCACCACGCTCCCGGTCCCGATCGCCCTCAACCAGCCGCCCGAGCCGCTGCGGCTCGGGCCGTCCGACGACGCCGAGTGGGCCGCGTTCGCCGCCCGTACGGTGCTGGCCGCCGCGGCGGACCACGCCGACGGCCTCTCCCCCGGCCGGCGGACGCGGGACGCGGTGGACCGGGCCTGGAACGCGCTGGCCGCCAAAGTCGCCGCGGCCAGCGCACGGGCCCCCGAGGTCGAGGCCGCCGTGCTCCCCCTGCGGGCCCGGATCTCGGTGCGTGCGGGGCTCGGCAACCTCGCCGCCGGGCTCCGGCCGCCCGCCACCGGCCATGACAACCCGCACTACTTCGACGACGCCGCCTGCGTCCGGGCCGCCGTGCTCGCCGTCGTCCACCCCGGGGACCCGGCGGCCGCCGCCGGACTCGCCGAGTTCGACGCCCGCTACACCCAGGACGGCGACGGGGTGCACGGCGCGCGGGCCGTCGCCGCCGCCGTCGCCGAGGCGCTGGCCGGGGCGGACGTCGACACGGTGGTGAACGCCGCGCTCGCCCAGCTCCCCGAGGGCACCGAGATCGCCCGCAACGCCGAGCACGCCGTGCGGCTCGCCCGCGCCTTCGCCGACGAGCCGCACGGTGCCTTCGCCCTGGTCCCGGTGCTGGAGCACCAGATCGTCGACCATGTCTACAGCTACGGGATCGCGGCGGCCGAGACCGTGCCGGTGGCCCTGGCCCTGACGACCGCGGCCCGCGGCGAGATCGCCCAGGCCGTCCCGGCGGCGGCCTGTCTGTCCCGGGTCGCCGACTCCGCGCCCGCCCTCGCCGGAGCGCTGACCGGTGCGCTCGGCGGGATCGCCGCCGTACCGGCGGGCTGGCGCGAGGCCTGCCGCACCCTGGCCGGATGCGCGCTGCCCCGGCTCGCGGGCACGGATCTGATCGAACTCGCCGGGCTGCTGGCAGACACGGAACCGACCCCCACGGGTGGACAATTCCGGCATGACGCCCACAACGATCGTCCCTCGGACCTCACCCCCCACGCTCGGGCTCGATGA
- a CDS encoding ADP-ribosylglycohydrolase family protein: protein MTPTTIVPRTSPPTLGLDERITGALIGAAVGDALGGPVEGWTPEQIAERHGGRVRGIVGPWHGDDWRTARPIAPYHKGDGHVTDDTLMTHALIRVYTGVRDHLDAYDIAGHLVPDLMSRPRWIPELEAEALPLQRIFLAEKWIVARLHYGHADPREAGSGNIVNCGAAMYMAPVGLVNAAHPEAAYAEALEIAGAHQSSYGREAAGVFAAAVAAACAPGATPASVVTAATALAKDGTRSAIEAVREVAVRHSDFESALAPLRAAVAPFDTVGPDYRAPSLGARRPSRLHSIEELPIALGMLLVGDGDYRRTVLGSVNYGRDCDSIATMGGALAGALNGAAAIPADWSKTVAEASRLDLHAPARELAEVAREIFVRDTARRRAHESAFAALAGER, encoded by the coding sequence ATGACGCCCACAACGATCGTCCCTCGGACCTCACCCCCCACGCTCGGGCTCGATGAGCGCATCACCGGCGCACTCATCGGCGCCGCGGTCGGCGACGCGCTCGGCGGCCCCGTCGAGGGCTGGACCCCGGAGCAGATCGCCGAACGCCACGGCGGCCGGGTGCGCGGCATCGTCGGCCCCTGGCACGGCGACGACTGGCGCACCGCCCGCCCCATCGCCCCGTACCACAAGGGCGACGGGCACGTCACCGACGACACCCTGATGACCCATGCGCTGATCCGCGTCTACACCGGCGTCCGCGATCACCTCGACGCCTACGACATCGCCGGTCATCTCGTACCGGACCTGATGTCCCGCCCCCGCTGGATCCCGGAACTGGAGGCCGAGGCGCTGCCCCTCCAGCGGATCTTCCTTGCCGAGAAGTGGATCGTCGCACGGCTGCACTACGGTCATGCCGACCCGCGCGAGGCGGGCTCCGGGAACATCGTCAACTGCGGTGCGGCGATGTACATGGCACCGGTCGGCCTGGTCAACGCCGCCCACCCCGAGGCCGCCTACGCCGAGGCGCTGGAGATCGCGGGGGCTCATCAGTCCTCGTACGGGCGGGAGGCCGCCGGGGTCTTCGCCGCCGCCGTCGCCGCCGCCTGCGCCCCGGGCGCCACCCCCGCCTCCGTCGTCACGGCCGCGACGGCGCTGGCCAAGGACGGGACCCGATCCGCGATCGAGGCGGTCCGCGAAGTGGCCGTGCGCCACAGCGACTTCGAGTCGGCGCTGGCCCCCCTGCGCGCCGCCGTCGCCCCCTTCGACACGGTGGGCCCGGACTACCGCGCCCCCTCCCTCGGCGCCCGCCGGCCCTCCCGGCTGCACTCCATCGAGGAACTGCCCATCGCGCTCGGCATGCTGCTCGTCGGGGACGGCGACTACCGCCGCACCGTCCTCGGCTCGGTCAACTACGGCCGCGACTGCGACTCGATCGCCACCATGGGCGGTGCCCTGGCGGGCGCGCTGAACGGCGCGGCGGCGATCCCCGCCGACTGGTCGAAGACGGTCGCCGAGGCCAGCCGCCTCGATCTGCACGCCCCGGCACGGGAACTGGCGGAGGTGGCCCGCGAGATCTTCGTACGGGACACCGCCCGCCGCCGGGCGCACGAGTCGGCCTTCGCCGCGCTGGCCGGTGAGCGGTGA
- a CDS encoding ADP-ribosylglycohydrolase family protein: MTVRLTWVQPEDLVGHELRQAAQDGRDAREIERRWYGAGGAPAPERAGASEPPTAPRLRALAEELLDELALLESPLAPHEPTDLAAIRAACPHWPAPPAGRRPADPDRLHAAWLGRAAGCLLGKPVEKLELAGIRALARATGNWPLTTWFTARGVPAALLERYPWNRRSAATSLAENIDGMPEDDDLDHPLLTVLLLRRHGRGFTTADLARLWLAELPAGRVFTAERIAYRNLLDGIEPPDTARHRNPFREWIGAQIRADAHGWTHPGDPAAAAAQAHRDAVLTHTANGVYGAMFTAAALAEAAGGGSDVHGCLAAGLRVVPPRSRYARAVRLGIATARAEAEFDTVVDRLHAVYADTHHWVHVLPNAALLAAALTHADGDFTRSVGCAVSGGWDTDSNGATAGSLAGLLAGRPAALPDRFTAPLKNRLATSVAGFDSTGFDTLAELTYQEATRT, from the coding sequence GTGACCGTCCGGCTGACCTGGGTGCAGCCCGAGGACCTGGTCGGCCATGAGCTGCGGCAGGCGGCGCAGGACGGCCGGGACGCGCGGGAGATCGAGCGGCGCTGGTACGGGGCGGGCGGCGCGCCCGCCCCGGAGCGCGCCGGCGCGTCCGAGCCGCCCACCGCACCCCGGCTGCGCGCACTGGCCGAGGAGCTGCTGGACGAACTCGCCCTGCTGGAATCCCCGTTGGCACCCCATGAGCCGACGGACCTGGCGGCGATCCGGGCGGCCTGTCCGCACTGGCCCGCCCCACCCGCCGGACGGCGTCCGGCCGATCCGGACCGGCTGCACGCCGCCTGGCTCGGCCGGGCCGCGGGCTGTCTGCTGGGCAAGCCGGTCGAGAAGCTGGAGCTGGCCGGCATCCGTGCCCTGGCCCGCGCCACCGGCAACTGGCCGCTCACCACCTGGTTCACCGCCAGGGGTGTACCCGCCGCGCTGCTGGAGCGATACCCGTGGAACCGGCGCTCGGCCGCCACCTCACTGGCCGAGAACATCGACGGCATGCCGGAGGACGACGACCTCGACCACCCCCTGCTCACCGTGCTGTTGCTCCGTCGCCATGGGCGCGGCTTCACCACGGCCGATCTCGCGCGGCTCTGGCTCGCCGAACTCCCGGCGGGCCGCGTCTTCACCGCCGAGCGCATCGCGTACCGCAATCTGCTGGACGGCATCGAGCCGCCGGACACGGCACGCCACCGCAATCCGTTCCGTGAGTGGATCGGCGCCCAGATCCGGGCCGACGCCCATGGCTGGACGCACCCGGGCGACCCGGCCGCCGCTGCCGCCCAGGCCCACCGGGACGCGGTCCTCACCCACACCGCCAACGGGGTGTACGGGGCGATGTTCACCGCTGCCGCGCTCGCCGAGGCGGCCGGGGGCGGGAGCGATGTGCACGGGTGCCTGGCGGCCGGGCTGCGGGTGGTCCCGCCCCGCTCCCGGTACGCGCGGGCCGTCCGCCTCGGCATCGCGACGGCCCGTGCGGAGGCGGAGTTCGACACGGTGGTGGACCGGCTGCACGCCGTGTACGCGGACACCCACCACTGGGTCCACGTCCTGCCCAACGCCGCGCTGCTGGCCGCGGCCCTCACCCATGCCGACGGGGACTTCACCCGTTCCGTCGGCTGCGCGGTATCGGGCGGCTGGGACACCGATTCCAACGGGGCGACGGCCGGTTCGCTCGCGGGACTGCTGGCCGGCCGGCCCGCTGCCCTGCCCGACCGCTTCACCGCCCCGCTGAAGAACCGCCTCGCCACCTCCGTAGCCGGTTTCGACTCGACCGGTTTCGACACCCTCGCCGAACTGACCTATCAGGAAGCCACCCGCACATGA